One region of Glycine max cultivar Williams 82 chromosome 9, Glycine_max_v4.0, whole genome shotgun sequence genomic DNA includes:
- the R gene encoding R2R3 MYB transcription factor: MEGSSGVRKGTWSQIEDDLLKACVQLYGEGNWHLVPKRAGLNRCRKSCRLRWLNYLKPNIKRGDFSEDEIDMMIRLHKLLGNRWSLIAGRLPGRTSNDVKNYWNTYARRKLHSHKKDNNIEKQARAKTTVKPHEVIKPVPRALTKTSPRLQGKFINSSEVGVSHEEGATSISGSGNWWETFLDDKEDIEEGNNNKCFFGGEDGALDLWGEELNSIACDFLTQGETWSDFLLDLGLGD, from the exons ATGGAAGGATCATCAGGTGTGAGGAAAGGCACATGGAGTCAAATTGAAGATGATCTTCTCAAAGCTTGCGTGCAACTTTATGGGGAAGGAAATTGGCACCTTGTTCCTAAAAGAGCAG GGTTGAACAGATGCCGCAAGAGTTGTAGATTGAGATGGTTGAACTATCTTAAACCAAATATCAAGCGGGGAGATTTCAGTGAAGATGAAATTGATATGATGATCAGATTGCACAAGCTTTTGGGAAACAG ATGGTCCCTGATTGCAGGAAGACTTCCGGGAAGAACCTCAAAcgatgtaaaaaattattggaaCACCTACGCACGCCGTAAATTACACTCTCACAAGAAAGACAACAACATAGAAAAGCAAGCTAGGGCCAAAACAACCGTGAAACCCCACGAAGTTATAAAGCCTGTACCTCGAGCTTTAACAAAAACATCCCCACGGTTGCAAGGGAAATTCATTAATAGTTCAGAAGTTGGTGTTAGTCATGAAGAAGGTGCAACTTCAATATCAGGGTCTGGGAATTGGTGGGAAACTTTTTTAGATGACAAGGAAGACATTGAAGAAGGTAACAACAACAAATGCTTCTTTGGTGGGGAAGATGGAGCACTTGACCTTTGGGGTGAAGAGCTTAATTCAATTGCTTGTGACTTTCTTACACAAGGTGAAACTTGGAGCGATTTTCTTCTTGACCTAGGGCTAGGAGATTAG
- the PHO1-H3 gene encoding phosphate transporter PHO1 homolog 9 isoform X2 → MKFGKEFVSQMVPEWEEAYMDYNCLKATLKNISKFRELNESAPMASTPKGSLKRRLTLYRAFSGLTDRQRGSPRKDEDEVILVRAAEGEGSEGLYQTLFLKPSEEGAEQDLVFFKKLDHEFNKVNSFYKKMVKEMIEEAAELSKQMNALIALRIKVDKVGFINLGSYGHSRVHMDVIHEIEMSNGRHLENGSGNYEEETTSRTSVEGFRPASLEILDHVKINMTTPETAMSTIKGLLPSSKSDPSFSKKELRKAEEQISIALKEFYNKLRLLKSYSFLNLLAFSKIMKKYDKVSSRNTSKDYLKMVDSSYVGSSDEVNRLMERVEHAFIKHFANGNHRKGMNTLRPAVKKERHRITFLLGLFTGCSIALVVALIILIHARNILYSEGRTRYMDNIFPLYSLFGYIVLHMIMYSANVYLWRRYKINYPFIFGFKEGTELGYREVFLLSSGLAVLSLAAVLSNLDMEMDQRTKSFSALTELVPLGLVIVLLLITFSPFNIIYKSSRFFLIQCAFHSACAPLYKVNFPENFLADQLTSQVQAFRSLEFYVCYYFWGNFKTRSNKCLESDVYKAFYLIVAIIPFWIRCLQQQKNVLQKFSFMKNIFTRSFFSVLSTFA, encoded by the exons atgaagtttGGGAAAGAATTTGTCTCACAAATGGTGCCAGAATGGGAAGAAGCATACATGGATTACAACTGTCTCAAAGCTACTCTGAAAAACATTTCAAAGTTTAGAGAGCTAAACGAGTCAGCACCAATGGCATCCACACCAAAAGGGTCTCTGAAGAGAAGATTAACACTCTATAGAGCATTTAGTGGTCTTACTGATAGACAAAGAGGGTCTCCTAGGAAGGACGAGGATGAAGTTATACTTGTTCGTGCTGCGGAGGGTGAAGGCTCAGAAGGGTTGTATCAGACATTGTTCCTCAAGCCTTCAGAAGAAGGGGCAGAACAAGATCTTGTGTTTTTCAAGAAACTTGATCATGAGTTTAACAAGGTGAATAGCTTCTACAAGAAGATGGTGAAGGAAATGATTGAGGAGGCAGCGGAATTGAGTAAGCAAATGAATGCTCTGATTGCTCTTAGAATCAAGGTGGACAAGGTGGGGTTCATAAATCTTGGTAGCTATG GTCACTCACGTGTGCACATGGATGTGATTCATGAAATTGAGATGAGCAATGGACGGCATTTGGAAAATGGAAGTGGAAATTATGAGGAAGAAACCACTTCTAGGACTTCCGTTGAGGGCTTTAGACCGGCTTCATTGGAGATCCTCGATCACGTGAAGATCAACATGACCACACCAGAAACTGCAATGTCAACCATAAAAGGGCTTCTCCCAAGTTCAAAATCCGACCCTTCATTTAGCAAGAAAGAGCTCAGGAAAGCTGAGGAACAAATAAGCATAGCCTTAAAGGAATTCTACAATAAGCTTCGGCTTCTAAAAAGCTATAG CTTCTTAAACTTGTTGGCATTCTCAAAAATCATGAAGAAGTATGACAAG GTCAGTTCAAGGAATACATCAAAGGATTACTTAAAGATGGTGGACAGTTCATATGTTGGCAGCTCAGATGAG GTCAATAGGCTCATGGAAAGGGTCGAGCATGCCTTCATTAAGCACTTTGCAAATGGGAATCATAGAAAAGGAATGAACACATTGAGACCAGCTGTTAAGAAGGAGCGACATAGAATTACATTCTTATTGG GACTGTTTACTGGCTGCTCAATTGCCCTCGTTGTGGCACTCATTATACTAATACATGCAAGAAATATTCTATATAGCGAGGGTCGTACTAGATATATGGACAACATATTTCCTCTTTACAG TCTCTTTGGATACATAGTCTTGCATATGATAATGTACTCTGCAAATGTATACCTATGGAGGCGTTATAAAATCAACTACCCCTTTATATTTGGCTTCAAGGAAGGAACAGAATTGGGATACAGAGAAGTCTTTCTTCTTAGCTCGGGCCTTGCAGTACTCTCATTGGCTGCTGTCCTCTCAAACTTGGATATGGAGATGGACCAGAGAACAAAAAGTTTCTCAGCATTGACAGAATTAGTCCCTTTAGGCCTTGTCATT GTTCTGCTGCTCATAACATTTAGTCCCTTCAACATCATATATAAATCCAGCCGCTTCTTCCTTATTCAGTGTGCGTTTCATAGTGCTTGTGCTCCTCTTTACAAG GTCAATTTCCCAGAAAATTTCTTGGCAGACCAGCTTACCAGCCAG GTGCAGGCCTTTAGAAGTTTGGAATTCTATGTCTGTTACTATTTCTGGGGAAATTTCAAGACCAGATCAAACAAGTGCCTTGAAAGTGATGTCTATAAAGCATTTTACTTAATTGTTGCTATTATTCCATTCTGGATCCGTTGTCTCCAG CAACAAAAAAACGTGTTACAAAAGTTTTCcttcatgaaaaatatttttaccagGAGTTTCTTTTCTG TGCTTTCGACGTTTGCTTGA
- the PHO1-H3 gene encoding phosphate transporter PHO1 homolog 9 isoform X1 produces MKFGKEFVSQMVPEWEEAYMDYNCLKATLKNISKFRELNESAPMASTPKGSLKRRLTLYRAFSGLTDRQRGSPRKDEDEVILVRAAEGEGSEGLYQTLFLKPSEEGAEQDLVFFKKLDHEFNKVNSFYKKMVKEMIEEAAELSKQMNALIALRIKVDKVGFINLGSYGHSRVHMDVIHEIEMSNGRHLENGSGNYEEETTSRTSVEGFRPASLEILDHVKINMTTPETAMSTIKGLLPSSKSDPSFSKKELRKAEEQISIALKEFYNKLRLLKSYSFLNLLAFSKIMKKYDKVSSRNTSKDYLKMVDSSYVGSSDEVNRLMERVEHAFIKHFANGNHRKGMNTLRPAVKKERHRITFLLGLFTGCSIALVVALIILIHARNILYSEGRTRYMDNIFPLYSLFGYIVLHMIMYSANVYLWRRYKINYPFIFGFKEGTELGYREVFLLSSGLAVLSLAAVLSNLDMEMDQRTKSFSALTELVPLGLVIVLLLITFSPFNIIYKSSRFFLIQCAFHSACAPLYKVNFPENFLADQLTSQVQAFRSLEFYVCYYFWGNFKTRSNKCLESDVYKAFYLIVAIIPFWIRCLQCFRRLLEERNTMHGLNGLKYISTVVALVLRTTNEFRRGMVWQILAATSSSIATIVNTYWDIVIDWGLLRRNSRNPWLREKLSVPNKSVYFVAMVLNVILRLAWMQSVLGIREAPFLHRTALTALVTCLEILRRGIWNFFRLENEHLNNVGNYRAFKSVPLPFNYEDDEENTVI; encoded by the exons atgaagtttGGGAAAGAATTTGTCTCACAAATGGTGCCAGAATGGGAAGAAGCATACATGGATTACAACTGTCTCAAAGCTACTCTGAAAAACATTTCAAAGTTTAGAGAGCTAAACGAGTCAGCACCAATGGCATCCACACCAAAAGGGTCTCTGAAGAGAAGATTAACACTCTATAGAGCATTTAGTGGTCTTACTGATAGACAAAGAGGGTCTCCTAGGAAGGACGAGGATGAAGTTATACTTGTTCGTGCTGCGGAGGGTGAAGGCTCAGAAGGGTTGTATCAGACATTGTTCCTCAAGCCTTCAGAAGAAGGGGCAGAACAAGATCTTGTGTTTTTCAAGAAACTTGATCATGAGTTTAACAAGGTGAATAGCTTCTACAAGAAGATGGTGAAGGAAATGATTGAGGAGGCAGCGGAATTGAGTAAGCAAATGAATGCTCTGATTGCTCTTAGAATCAAGGTGGACAAGGTGGGGTTCATAAATCTTGGTAGCTATG GTCACTCACGTGTGCACATGGATGTGATTCATGAAATTGAGATGAGCAATGGACGGCATTTGGAAAATGGAAGTGGAAATTATGAGGAAGAAACCACTTCTAGGACTTCCGTTGAGGGCTTTAGACCGGCTTCATTGGAGATCCTCGATCACGTGAAGATCAACATGACCACACCAGAAACTGCAATGTCAACCATAAAAGGGCTTCTCCCAAGTTCAAAATCCGACCCTTCATTTAGCAAGAAAGAGCTCAGGAAAGCTGAGGAACAAATAAGCATAGCCTTAAAGGAATTCTACAATAAGCTTCGGCTTCTAAAAAGCTATAG CTTCTTAAACTTGTTGGCATTCTCAAAAATCATGAAGAAGTATGACAAG GTCAGTTCAAGGAATACATCAAAGGATTACTTAAAGATGGTGGACAGTTCATATGTTGGCAGCTCAGATGAG GTCAATAGGCTCATGGAAAGGGTCGAGCATGCCTTCATTAAGCACTTTGCAAATGGGAATCATAGAAAAGGAATGAACACATTGAGACCAGCTGTTAAGAAGGAGCGACATAGAATTACATTCTTATTGG GACTGTTTACTGGCTGCTCAATTGCCCTCGTTGTGGCACTCATTATACTAATACATGCAAGAAATATTCTATATAGCGAGGGTCGTACTAGATATATGGACAACATATTTCCTCTTTACAG TCTCTTTGGATACATAGTCTTGCATATGATAATGTACTCTGCAAATGTATACCTATGGAGGCGTTATAAAATCAACTACCCCTTTATATTTGGCTTCAAGGAAGGAACAGAATTGGGATACAGAGAAGTCTTTCTTCTTAGCTCGGGCCTTGCAGTACTCTCATTGGCTGCTGTCCTCTCAAACTTGGATATGGAGATGGACCAGAGAACAAAAAGTTTCTCAGCATTGACAGAATTAGTCCCTTTAGGCCTTGTCATT GTTCTGCTGCTCATAACATTTAGTCCCTTCAACATCATATATAAATCCAGCCGCTTCTTCCTTATTCAGTGTGCGTTTCATAGTGCTTGTGCTCCTCTTTACAAG GTCAATTTCCCAGAAAATTTCTTGGCAGACCAGCTTACCAGCCAG GTGCAGGCCTTTAGAAGTTTGGAATTCTATGTCTGTTACTATTTCTGGGGAAATTTCAAGACCAGATCAAACAAGTGCCTTGAAAGTGATGTCTATAAAGCATTTTACTTAATTGTTGCTATTATTCCATTCTGGATCCGTTGTCTCCAG TGCTTTCGACGTTTGCTTGAAGAAAGAAATACAATGCATGGGCTCAATGGGCTAAAATACATCTCAACAGTAGTAGCACTTGTCTTGAGGACTACTAATGAGTTCCGTAGAGGAATGGTTTGGCAAATTCTAGCTGCAACTTCTTCAAGCATTGCAACGATTGTTAATACATATTGGGATATCGTCATAGATTGGGGTTTGCTGAGAAGGAATTCAAGAAATCCATGGTTGAGAGAAAAACTCTCTGTACCAAACAAAAGTGTATATTTTGTTGCTATg GTGTTGAATGTTATACTGCGACTTGCATGGATGCAATCTGTTTTAGGCATTAGGGAAGCTCCTTTCCTGCATAGAACAGCTTTGACAGCTCTTGTAACTTGCTTGGAGATTCTTCGCCGTGGCATATGGAATTTTTTCAG ATTGGAGAATGAGCACTTGAACAATGTTGGCAACTATCGAGCATTCAAATCAGTACCCCTGCCTTTTAATTATGAAGATGACGAAGAGAATACAGTCATATAA
- the LOC100781091 gene encoding transcription factor MYB1 — translation MEGPSSVRKGAWSKCEDDLLRACVQLYGEGKWHLVPQRAGLNRCRKSCRLRWLNYLKPNIKRGDFSEDEVDMMIRMHKLLGNRWSLIAGRLPGRTSNDVKNYWNTYMRRKVYSHKKDNNVEKQADEAKSTVQRHQVIKPIPRALTKTAPRLQGKLFNSSKVGVSEAAGAASSGSGNWWETLLENKKDNHEGNIINNTCFFGGADGELDLWDEELNPIACDFLSEGENWSDFLLDL, via the exons ATGGAAGGACCATCAAGTGTGAGAAAAGGCGCATGGAGTAAATGCGAAGACGACCTTCTAAGAGCTTGCGTGCAACTTTATGGGGAAGGAAAATGGCACCTTGTTCCTCAAAGAgctg GGTTGAACAGGTGCCGCAAGAGCTGTAGATTGAGATGGCTGAACTATCTAAAACCAAATATCAAGAGGGGAGATTTCAGTGAAGATGAGGTTGACATGATGATCAGAATGCATAAGCTTTTGGGAAACAG ATGGTCCCTGATTGCGGGAAGACTTCCGGGAAGAACTTCAAACGATGTGAAAAATTACTGGAACACCTACATGCGCCGTAAAGTATACTCTCACAAGAAAGACAACAACGTAGAGAAGCAAGCTGATGAGGCCAAATCAACAGTGCAACGGCACCAAGTGATAAAGCCTATACCTCGAGCTTTAACAAAAACAGCCCCACGGTTGCAAGGGAAATTGTTTAATAGTTCCAAAGTCGGTGTTAGTGAAGCAGCAGGTGCAGCTTCATCAGGGTCTGGCAATTGGTGGGAAACTTTGTTAGAAAACAAGAAAGACAATCATGAAGGTAACATTATTAATAACACGTGCTTCTTTGGTGGGGCAGATGGAGAGCTTGACCTTTGGGATGAGGAGCTTAATCCAATTGCTTGTGACTTTCTTTCTGAAGGTGAAAATTGgagtgattttcttcttgaCTTATAG